In Cellvibrio polysaccharolyticus, a genomic segment contains:
- a CDS encoding malate dehydrogenase, whose amino-acid sequence MKAPVRVTVTGAAGQISYSLLFRIAAGDLLGKDQPVILQLLEITPALKALQGVAMELDDCAFPLLAGIVTTDDPNVAFKDTDYALLVGARPRGPGMERKDLLSANAAIFSVQGKAINDHASRNIKVLVVGNPANTNALIAQRNAPDINPRQFTAMTRLDHNRGLTQLAQKTGKTVNDVKKLIIWGNHSATQYPDVHHATVDGKTATDLIDQAWYEADYIPTVQQRGAAIIAARGASSAASAASAALDHIRTWALGSAEGDWVSMGVYSDGSYGIEKGLIYSFPVVCKNGDWEIVQGLEINEFSRGKMQATEKELQEERDAVKELLPA is encoded by the coding sequence GTGAAAGCACCTGTAAGAGTTACCGTCACTGGCGCAGCTGGCCAAATCAGCTACTCTCTTCTGTTCCGCATCGCTGCTGGCGACCTGTTGGGCAAAGATCAACCGGTAATCCTGCAATTGCTGGAGATTACTCCGGCACTTAAAGCACTTCAGGGTGTAGCAATGGAACTGGACGATTGTGCCTTCCCATTGCTGGCTGGCATCGTGACCACTGACGATCCGAACGTTGCTTTCAAAGATACCGACTACGCCTTGCTGGTAGGCGCTCGTCCTCGCGGCCCGGGCATGGAGCGTAAAGACCTGCTGTCTGCCAACGCTGCTATCTTCTCTGTGCAGGGTAAAGCGATCAACGATCACGCTTCCCGCAACATTAAAGTATTGGTTGTTGGCAACCCGGCTAACACTAATGCCCTGATTGCCCAGCGCAATGCGCCGGATATCAACCCGCGCCAATTCACTGCCATGACCCGTCTGGACCATAACCGTGGCCTGACCCAGCTGGCGCAAAAAACCGGTAAAACCGTAAACGACGTGAAAAAACTGATCATCTGGGGCAACCACTCTGCCACCCAGTATCCGGACGTTCATCACGCAACTGTTGACGGCAAAACCGCTACTGACCTGATTGACCAGGCCTGGTACGAAGCAGACTACATCCCGACTGTACAACAGCGCGGTGCTGCTATTATTGCTGCCCGTGGTGCTTCTTCTGCTGCCTCTGCTGCTTCTGCTGCGCTTGATCACATCCGCACCTGGGCTCTGGGTTCTGCCGAAGGTGATTGGGTCAGCATGGGCGTTTACAGCGATGGCAGCTACGGCATCGAAAAAGGTCTGATTTACTCTTTCCCGGTTGTTTGCAAAAACGGCGATTGGGAAATCGTTCAAGGCCTGGAAATTAACGAATTCTCACGTGGCAAAATGCAAGCTACTGAAAAAGAGTTGCAGGAAGAGCGCGACGCAGTAAAAGAATTGCTGCCAGCGTAA
- a CDS encoding dUTP diphosphatase, which produces MTQQQVQRQQLFKMLELQDSMNTRVHSAWREQGNAWYRAIWVECAELLDHYGWKWWKKQQPDVDQVALELIDIWHFGLSILLQKSPASDAMVSEVLAQLVQPVTSADFRKDVEAFALATLQDQHFHVQHFAGLMQGVEMTFDDLYKGYVGKNVLNFFRQDHGYQSGSYRKLWQDGREDNEHLVEVVSQLDASLADFSEQLYARLLARYQQN; this is translated from the coding sequence ATGACGCAGCAACAAGTACAGAGACAGCAACTATTTAAAATGCTGGAATTGCAAGACAGCATGAACACCCGCGTTCACAGCGCCTGGCGCGAGCAGGGCAATGCCTGGTATCGCGCTATCTGGGTGGAATGTGCTGAATTACTCGACCATTACGGTTGGAAGTGGTGGAAAAAGCAGCAGCCGGACGTAGACCAGGTTGCGCTGGAGCTGATCGATATCTGGCATTTTGGATTAAGTATTTTGTTGCAAAAAAGCCCCGCCAGCGATGCGATGGTGAGCGAGGTTTTGGCGCAATTGGTGCAACCTGTCACCAGCGCTGATTTTCGTAAAGATGTAGAAGCCTTTGCGTTGGCAACGCTTCAGGATCAGCATTTTCATGTGCAACATTTTGCCGGCCTGATGCAAGGCGTAGAAATGACCTTTGATGATTTGTACAAAGGCTACGTGGGTAAAAATGTATTGAATTTTTTCCGTCAGGACCACGGCTACCAATCCGGCAGCTACCGGAAATTGTGGCAGGACGGTCGCGAAGATAATGAACATCTGGTCGAGGTGGTCAGCCAGCTGGATGCCTCGCTGGCTGATTTCAGCGAGCAGCTTTACGCTAGATTACTGGCGCGTTATCAGCAAAATTAA